TACTGTCGTCTAATAACTCCAAGTGAATTTGTCAGCAAGTAAATGCCAAGAAAGAACTGATACGTTGTGAACTGTTTCGTGGCTGGGAAACTGCGTGTGTTAGGTTTCACTCCTGTAAACTCCCCCACACGTCTATTCCTCTACaagtttccagtttttctcatCAGATTGATAACATCCTTCGACCAGAAATTGGAGACATGCATGCAAACAGTTGCTTAATTAGTAGCTAGcggtttacgtgatctgaggTGGAAATTTGTCTTTATCGGTACGGTAATCAGGTtcacttcacgtcatttcttGTTAGCTCATCATTTTGTGGTAATTGTTGGAGAAAAGGGGAGAGAAACCCATACTTTGAACaatatttccaaattgtggtGGTGTCGAAGGAgtataggtgtaaaatcaaattcTCTTAAtgctctccaaatgtagtgCTGACACATTTGAGAAGAATACTATGgaatcatcatttcatttcatcatcaCTTCATCGATGCCTAAAAGAACCAAGAAAGCGTCGTTGAAAAAACACAAGTTtagttttacagaaaatgtcactacttttAATTGCTATTGAAGGAGGGATCACGACAAGAGGTCTGATATTCGGCGTTAGTCGGACGTTGATTAGGTTTCAAAAACAGTTGCCAGCAAGAAAGGCAGGCGGGGCCGGCAGTTCGAGCTGGTTCAAATATAAGGCTGCTAGAGTACTAACAGCTCTAGAACGCAAAAATGCTACAACGACTTATTCAGGAAGTCGACTGTTGGAACTACCGTATAACGTAAAAGGAATGGACGTAGCATTCTCTGGTATTTTATCATTAATTGAAAGCAAAGCTTCACAGCTTTTATCTAGTGCAGAGTGTACAGTTGAGGATTTATGCTTTTCTTTACAGGTAAGAAAGAATGTACCTCGTCTGATCCTTTgtattttaaattcaaaacatACTATGTTATGATTTTTGTTGGTTTAAGGAAACTGTTTTTGCAATGTTAGTGGAGATAACGGAAAGAGCTATGGCACACACAGGAAGTAAAGAATTGCTTATTGTCGGAGGTGTCGGATGTAACAAGAGATTACAGGTAGAATGAGTAGGACGCTAGAGCTTGCCCAAAGTACAAACAAGGTACAAATGTAAATCACCTCATTCCAGGAAATGGCTGAATCAATGTGTGCAGATCGTGGTGCACATTTGTTCGCTACCGATGAAAGGTTTTGCATCGATAATGGTGCAATGATTGCTCAAGCAGGATATTTAATGCATAAAGCTGGACTGAAATGTGAAGTTGGTTCACGTTGACATCTAAGATCTTTAACAATGCTTCGTTCCAAActgtattctatttttttccagctgGAAAAATCCACCATAACCCAACGCTACCGTACTGATCAAGTAAATGTTTGTTGGAGGACAAAATAAcagcattttcttccttattgttgttttatcGGCTTtaataaattgtttttgtttttgaactaCACTCACAAATATACCAATTTGGACAATTCATTTCGCATCAATATGCCTCACTAATGGGTTCTCATTTTCTGTTTAGTATCGAAAAAATAGCTCAAATTCTTTGTTATAAATCTAGCTTATTCCTCTCTTTTGGTAGCTGATAGCTTGTTGGTGAACATACGCTTCCTTTTTATTGAGGTATTTGTTTGTGAAATCGCTGAGCTAAAAAGTTATTATGGAGTAGAACTTTGAGGAATTACTCTTATGAAAAGTGAACATCATAATGGGAAAATGGTAATCAGTGCCAAATCGCGCTATTTCGTCTTTCGAAGTGTTGTCGGTGAGAAAGGATTTCATTTTCAGTACTTAACTTTTCTTTACACTTATGATGTGAGTTACAATTCCATGCGTCATCTAAGCAATTTGGTAAGCAAAAAAACCGCACGTGTTAGTTTGGCCATATACATGCATGACATATCTGAAGCTTTTGAGTTGGCTCTTCCGAGGAAATATGATAGAATCACTGCTGTGATACATGCTATCCTTTATCGCAGGAGTGTGGATCTATATATAGGAGAAGTTATGGGTATAGGGTCTCATTCTGAATACTTCTTTACATCCATTCAGCTAAATGTTCGTCATAATTTGTCTCATTGTGagtttaaataataaaagaaagcaaaacaatacattaagaaaagaaatcgaattTAGTGTGAGAGTATggtatcgacaagcattcctTCTATttaaaacaattgaaaatagCACTTTCAGAGTAGTTTTGCCTTGGCAGAATCTGCAGAGAACGAGTGGGTTcattttccaatgttttctcTGCAGGACAACTGTAACTAATAAGACATATAGAGGACCCCGAATGTGTTCGAACACGTGGGTGCAAAGCGCGCACGATTGAAGCGGGGCAGAGGGAATAAAGAGTGCGTGTGTCATGTAAAGAAAAGTGCTGCATGCATATCGTGTTCGATGAACGGTCCACCCGGTTGGACACATTCGGCACCTGCCATATTCGGTGGGTGTACTGATACAGCTAAGCTACGGCGAGCGCATCATCCGAAGTTCATGTTAGGTTGGATGGTATCCTTCCAGTGTAATTAAACACTCCTAGGTAACATTAGGGATTGCGGGGATCAACAAGTGAAATTGTTGGTTTATAACTTAATGGTTGTTTCAGGTCCAGTGACAATAGCTGCCTGAAGGTCAGTAATCAAGAGTTGATGAAACACCTCAAGCtttctttacgtttttttcctggtttgGAATTCAAAAGAACATAACCCGACATAACCAGCACTCTCGGCATTTCATGAATCCCAACGCTGGCCAGGTTCGCGTATGTAAAGACGTTGGCGCATTTCAGGTGTACGAAGGCCTATCGTTATGGCTTGTGATGGCAACCACACTCCCTATCATTATCAACTTTGGTACTATGTTTGTGATTGCCCTTACTATCTACCAAGTGAAACAAGTGAAGCCGCTGTGCGATAACCTTACATCTAGGTTACTTAAGTCAATATGTAACAGTTATCACCAGATCCTGCTCAGCTTTGTGTTCAGCACTCATTGGCTCTCTCGAACAGCGGTAAGGGTTGGAATTGGTCCAACGGCAAAAAAAGCACTCGTGGACTATGCAAAAGGAAAGTCAGAATTCGCAAAACTGATGGCTACTCCCACATAGTTCACCTTTTCATTACTTCTTCGTAATGTGTGTTCAGAAGAATTACAAATAAACTGTAACTTGGTTCTGTAGAACAGATTTCTCGTATAGAAATGGCAGAACATGAAAGATTTCTCACCTAGCTTGAGATATAGGTGCGAGATATGTCCCGCCAATCTTTTAGATAGATTTTAGTTGGATCGAAAGAAGGTTTTGATCTTGATTTGGAACAGAGAACAGCACAGTGGTGGTTCGGTTCGACAtttagtggggtcaaaacgaaaagaagcacggtgcagctgctgtgcaagcggcgcggtggagcgtagcggtcaggatcgagtggggaccctTGCTTCACCGCTTTGTGCCTGCACCATGCTTCCTGTcattctgacccgactatataatCCGTGCCTAATGATGTATCTTCCCTGCATTAATGTGACGCCACGTATTGCCACGTCATCTGACCGATGAACACGATCTAAATGTGCGATCTCAATCTTGGGTAATCAGAccgaagaagaaattgtgcGTGCGTCGAAAGGGCGCTAAAAGGAAAGCCTATGCGTACGCTAGAACAAAAGATAAAACTGACCATTCAACACGTTGGAGCGCTCATATCTGCGCATCTGGAATGTACTGCGCAAAGGCATTCTTCGAGTTAATGGAACAGGAGAAGGAAAGATATGTGAATGTATGATCCCGCACCATCTATCAGCTGCAACAATGCCAAGCTGCAGTAAGTTACAAGAATTGCAAGTTATGTTTGCAGTAAACAGCGATCTACGGCATGCTACCGTTGGGAGGCATAACAGTAAGAAGATTTCTGTTCTATTGGAAAAACTGTGACGTAGAGCAGGTGcagcggtaagaggttccgctgcgaaTGCACAGTCGATGGCTAGAAATCGTTCCAGTCCAAAAAGTCTTTAATCCTTTCAAGGTCGCTGAATTGGGACCAgtcttgtccgggaggataaaaacaccgactagATATTCTAATGGCCGGATGAAGCTCCAAATGATCATAGATTGAAGTCCACACACGCATTCCAGGCGGATTAATCAGCGTCAGACATTTCATCCTTTAATCTTAGGTTCGGAGAAGAATCAGAGTGGTGGAGAATTCCCCTCCCCCCTTTACGTTAACGAAATCATATAAGGAGAATGATAGAATTCGCACCTTGCAGAAGTTCCGCAACCTCAGATAATGACTAGCTTGGGGGCGTACGTGTTCCAACATGTTCTACTTGTTTGGGAGATATCAGGTAAGAGTTGCAAGTACAAGAAAGTAGCTCCAGGCGTCCCCTCCAGGGCATCCAATGGCTGGGGTCTTGAAAAGGACGTGTTCTtacacgccgtttcttacgacgattagggagagatgagcggaacacCCCACCTCTAATTCTACGTACTCCCGCTGATTggttcaccacgtcagattcgtggtatgttccCTTTAAGGAAGGAATCTCTTACTCAAAGTTAAAGTCACACAGAGGTGCTtgggatttttgaatttttgaaccaGCTGGTGGGAGCCGTGGTGCAGTTCACAACTATCACAGTAAAAACGTACAACTCGCCTCAAATCCAGTAAAGAAGTCCAGGAGCCTTCAAGGTAATTAGTCCTAGCGACAGCCCAACACGAAAACTACGGAGCTCACAGATGTTCAAGTTATTGCTGTGATACATAAAGAACTGTGTGTGcgagttctttctttttatctaaAGGTGGTGGTTGACTCTGTTGACGCAAGTGAAGTTGAATTGTTCACGTTttcccagcaaaaaaaaaaagactttacgACAAATTCTACTCATAATGTGCGTTAGCAGTGTATCACGAGGTTGACGTAGTGTGGGAAGctgatggaaaacataaaGTTAGGTATATTAGTTAAATAAAGGGTGCAGATTGCGAATGTGGGCGTGGTTCTCCTCAATTTCCCCTAGTCGTTcttgaaaacggcgtgggaacgacGTTTGATCCTACGAGATATGTTGGAACGCGCCCTCTTCTGCACACACAGCGTACAGGAAAGAGCGGTACAAGATCAATGAAGTCTTCTCACCACgctattcaaaaaaaccaatgtATAGGTTGTGCGGGGACCGCAGCGTCTATGAAGGGCGGTTTCTGGCGTACTTCGTAGAAAAAGGTCGTCTTTCACGACGGTCAGGGGGAACTGAGTGGGGCACACTCAAATTCGCAATCTGCGCCTCAAACTCTATGTTTTGCATCAAAATATCGACACAGCGTCAACTTCGTGACACCCCGCGTTTAAGGAAACAATGTTCGTCTTCAGCGTTATCTTATAAGCGAACTCCGGAACATCTTCAAAAGGATCGATCAGTGCACTTTTCCTGAAAACCAGTATATTGTTCACCATACGCAGCGCTCGCCCTTTGTATATGAAATCTGTAAAAGACTTCTTGTTTTCGTATACTAAATTTCTTTCCTCACTGACAATACTTATTAATACGAATCCttgttattcttattattatacaccttattgatttcttattttacaaATCTGACTTCGTAACTGGgaatttctatgtttttcgCAAGCATTTCTACCTGTCATGCTATAAAATCTTAGCTTCGCCTGTCACGTGCGTGTTTGTTGGTTTGTGTGCTGtgcgtgtcacgaaattccagaaatcagTGAGGCGAGTTCCATGATATGTAACTGCTTGAGATCctacttgagaaaaattctaaatttttccctcaaatttttgagtttttctcaagTAGGTTTTGAGAGATCCAGAACACCTACAAAGACCAAAACTTGGAATCGGTGGTTATGGTTGAGGCTTTATCAAAATATGGCACCAAAGTTTTTAACCGCGCCACCGTAAGCTCGCAGCGAGAGACTTGcgaattttcagattttctttggCTGCGCGTCAAAATTAGTATGAATTCGAGCAATGTACAATACCTCAACTCATAGTTTATAAAAATAGATTTGCttttcttcacgtttttttttttacttttctaagTTTGAAGTATATTGTAGAGGAGGATTTTTGCTACCAGAACTTGTTTTCACTTACTTCGAAATGGTTCCTGTTCTCTCagaagctagttgagaaaaagttgaaaaatttgctcaaattttcaattttctcaactagcaTTAAAAGAAAACCTGAGGGTTATCAGAAAAGATATTTTAACCATTTCATAGCACAGATCTTCCTTTCCAAAAAGTTGACACGTTTGTTCTCCTCCGTTTCTCCTTCAGTCTGTTACCCATGTTTACTTCAACCAAACAAAATCTGACTAATCCAGCAGCAATTTGCAATCAGGCTCTAGATCCATCGCTAACATGACCTCTAAATAACACCTCTATGCGGCGAACAATGCTCTAAatataatttcagaaaaactgctGGTGAAATGTTCatctcagtaattttttcccGGTCCAGCAAAAATCGAGATTCCAGCGGGGATCGAACTAATCGTTGTCTGTAATTACTGTCAACAAGTGAAATTGTGTGTActaagtagaaaaaagtgagaaaattttagaatgtGGTCTGCGTAGGTATTAGTTGTTTCctctattttgcaaaaatggaaagatcccggcggggatcgaacgcTCAACCGTTCGTTTCCATTGTCgttgagtaaaattgtttgtaaataGTAGGAAATAGCGTGAAAATGGCTTTAAGACGTTTTCTCAGtcgttttcagcagttttttcCATCTTGCAAAAACAATGGTTCCttcggggatcgaactctcaaccGTTTGTAATCACTGTCAAAAGAATATCTGTTTCGTCGAATGCACCTTGAGagcttcctcatcttttcagTTTACATGTGCACATATGTGCTGACCTACCTCTAATCCTTACAGTGAGCTATCAGtggtgtctatattatatatatttttatcttaCTTGCGGCACTTTATATTAGTATCCATTATAgcactatttattaatatttgctGTGTTACATtatttgatttgtttattAAGCGTCCATTTTGTCtctttaattctgtttattataactaatttttcattgctatatgagcggctatactagaaagaatgaaagaagggGTCGTTTTCTGGGTCTTCTATGAAGGATGCTGTTATCAGGAGAGATTTTTCCCAGCTACACAGTTGACCCTGCGCACTCTTTCGCCTGACGACCTACACTCCGTTCCGTTCTTGGATTTTGGACTTGCCTGGAATGAGTTGACACCTACACTTTGGATTCGTTCTCTCGCATCTACAGATGTGTCTATCGAGACAATGCATCGCTTCTGTTTCTTTATGGATCGTAATGCGTTCACTCAATGATTTATGAGTTTTCTCACGCTACGCCGCTAAAAAGTGGACGAATTCGCATCGGAGGCCtacttttcctttatttcttgttctacccgttctttttcttaaaaatttcgtAAATCTGCTCCTTTTCGTAGTGGTGCTCTCGAAAAGGGATGAAGAACAGATCCCCGTAATGTTTGCAAGGAGTTTTTGCTTAGCGTGCCATCCGGTTTTCGGTGTGTCAGTGCTTCAGCACAAGTCCTATCTTTTTAACTGTTAAGCAGAGGGTGTTCTACATGAGTGTCATGGGAAGAccaatatttccttttttcataattttcggTTGATCTCGTCGCATATACTTTGTAATAAATGACTTTGAAGATTTGGGTTGCTTGTTTTTGTCGTTTATTCTGGAGATGACTAGGAAGTTGAAATTGTTGCTTGAGCTTGCTAAGCAGTTTTATTTAAAGATTGATGCGGGAGTTAACCGTGGAAGGATATGAGGCGATTCGGAAGGAACTTGCGTCGGTAAACGGGAAAGCCTTCGTTCTTTTTACAGGATCAAAAGTAGATGGGAAAAGTTGGTGTCCAGACTGTGTTGCTGGTAGGTTTCACCTgcatatttttgcttttcactgttttaaaatttcaaatacagAGGATTAGAATTCCCGTTGTTTGTGGTtgcattatttattgatttatacCTCAAGTAGTGGTTCGTTTCGTACAGCTTTTAGTGAAGTTGGACCTTTGTCGATTTCCTTATATCGGGATCCCCTTTCTGGATTAGAGAGCTATACCAAGTTCGAAAATCCAACAGTACTCTCATCGTACCATGAACCTCATTCATTTTGAAGTATTGGTCCCTGTTTTGTTGTGATcgtcttcacttcttttaCCTTAACGGCACCTACAACCTTGACGTTCGATATTCTACGCATGCAGAAGCTAAAACAATCTGCAACTTTTTTCGTATGCTATGGGTTTGCTGTTTATATGAGCTTACTCTTCTCTTTATTTGCCTCCCTAGTGGTTTGGTTTCATTTGATATATTTTTCATGTAAATTCAGGCTTTTGCAGCAGAACCTGTGATCGAGTCGATTGTAAACAGTGCTGAGGCAAAGTCGTTAGATGCCACATTCATCACCTGTCACGTAGGACCCAGAGAATAGTGAGTGCTCAGAGATCTTGTAGAGGAAATACTAGCAACTTCATTCCAGCTGGAAAGATCCGGCGTGCCCATTTCGCACAGACAAGGATTTCAAACTTACCTGCGTTCCAACACTTATAGAAATTGGCAAAAAGGTATCCGTCTGAGACGAATTTTCTTAGCCTTTTCTTCATGGATTTGTTTTAGCATAAACGATTGTTGGATAATCAAGCCAAAAATGCAAACTTAGTCAaggatttcttctttgaagatAAGTAATGGCCATTCGATATCATTCAGATGCTGTGATAAATTGGATACTGTTCGTTCTAGTAAACTTTTTCgtccatttttcttattttgtctGTTGCAGCTGATTCACACCAAAACTTCTTTTTACATTAGAGTGAATGCTAACATTAACCACAGCTATGTAAAATGgttatttttctaatgaaCTACGCTATCTCTAACTTTGGGGTCTGGCCAATCAATCTCGAGGATGGACATGCTAGTCTCACGTGCTGCTTGCCATGAAATCGACATCTAATTTGTACATTTGTCAATGTTACATCAAAGGAGCAACTATGATGTTATTCCCTGTGCATTCAGCACAGAGCATGACAAGCAGAATCGTTCATGCATAGatctttccaattttctgaTTCACCACGTGACTGTCTTCTGTAAAAAAAGCCAAGCTGTATGAAATCCTGTGGCACAAATATAGAAAGATCATACCTTGGGAGAGA
This window of the Necator americanus strain Aroian chromosome III, whole genome shotgun sequence genome carries:
- a CDS encoding hypothetical protein (NECATOR_CHRIII.G11494.T1); this encodes MFVIICLISSFALAESAENESSDNSCLKVYEGLSLWLVMATTLPIIINFGTMFVIALTIYQVKQVKPLCDNLTSSTHWLSRTAVRVGIGPTAKKALVDYAKGKSEFAKLMATPT
- a CDS encoding hypothetical protein (NECATOR_CHRIII.G11495.T1), translated to MRELTVEGYEAIRKELASVNGKAFVLFTGSKVDGKSWCPDCVAAEPVIESIVNSAEAKSLDATFITCHVGPREYWKDPACPFRTDKDFKLTCVPTLIEIGKKHKRLLDNQAKNANLVKDFFFEDK